A single Pantoea rwandensis DNA region contains:
- a CDS encoding luciferase-like monooxygenase: protein MSEKKTVRLSVLDLAPIPQGSAAREAFHNSLALARQSEALGFHRYWLAEHHNMTGIASAATSVLIGYLAANTETLRLGSGGIMLPNHAPLVIAEQFGTLESLYPGRIDLGLGRAPGSDQRTMLALRRHLSSAQADSFPEDVAELIRWFDAEEGEHPPVQPVPGLGLKIPVWLLGSSLYSAQLAAQLGLPFAFASHFAPDLLFQALHLYREKFKPSARLAKPYAMVCVNVVAADSERDARFLFTSMQQQFINLRRGKPGPLPAPVENMDNLWSPSEQYGVQQALSMSIVGDSDKVRQGLAALMRETQADEIMVNGQIFDPQARLRSFALAMEAARSL from the coding sequence ATGTCTGAGAAAAAAACAGTTCGCCTGTCCGTACTGGATCTTGCACCTATCCCGCAAGGTTCTGCTGCGCGCGAAGCTTTCCACAATTCGCTGGCGCTGGCGCGTCAATCTGAAGCCCTTGGTTTCCATCGTTACTGGCTCGCTGAGCACCACAACATGACCGGTATCGCCAGTGCGGCAACCTCGGTGTTGATTGGCTATCTGGCCGCGAATACCGAAACTCTGCGCCTCGGATCTGGCGGTATTATGCTGCCCAACCACGCACCGCTGGTGATCGCTGAACAGTTTGGTACGCTCGAATCGTTATACCCTGGCCGTATTGATTTAGGGCTGGGCCGTGCACCGGGTTCTGACCAGCGCACCATGCTCGCGCTGCGCCGCCATCTCTCCAGCGCCCAGGCCGATAGCTTCCCGGAAGATGTGGCAGAACTGATTCGTTGGTTTGATGCCGAAGAAGGTGAACATCCGCCAGTGCAGCCAGTGCCGGGTTTAGGCTTGAAAATTCCTGTCTGGCTGTTGGGCTCCAGCCTCTACAGCGCACAGCTGGCCGCGCAGCTCGGCCTGCCGTTCGCCTTTGCTTCCCACTTTGCACCGGACCTGTTGTTCCAGGCACTGCATCTCTATCGTGAGAAATTCAAGCCTTCAGCGCGTCTGGCCAAACCGTATGCCATGGTGTGCGTCAACGTGGTCGCGGCGGATAGCGAGCGCGATGCGCGCTTCCTGTTTACCTCGATGCAGCAGCAATTTATTAATCTGCGCCGTGGCAAACCCGGCCCGCTGCCTGCACCGGTCGAGAACATGGACAACCTCTGGTCGCCATCAGAGCAGTACGGTGTACAGCAGGCGTTGAGCATGTCGATTGTCGGTGACAGCGATAAAGTGCGTCAGGGACTGGCTGCGCTGATGCGTGAAACGCAGGCCGATGAAATCATGGTTAATGGCCAGATTTTCGATCCGCAAGCCCGCCTGCGCTCATTCGCGCTGGCCATGGAAGCCGCTCGTTCACTGTAA
- a CDS encoding GIY-YIG nuclease family protein, which yields MQQGWQLYMLQTAAGMIYTGITTDVHRRLQQHQSGKGARALRGKGPLTLVFNCDAGDRAAASRLEYQVKQLSRTQKLLLVAQQPACLNAWFNRND from the coding sequence ATGCAACAGGGCTGGCAGCTGTACATGCTGCAAACCGCCGCCGGGATGATTTACACCGGCATCACCACCGATGTTCATCGTCGCCTGCAGCAACATCAGAGCGGAAAAGGTGCACGCGCATTGCGTGGCAAGGGTCCGCTGACGCTGGTGTTTAACTGTGATGCCGGCGATCGCGCGGCCGCTTCGCGCCTGGAATATCAGGTGAAGCAGCTCAGCCGCACGCAAAAGCTGCTGCTGGTTGCACAGCAGCCTGCATGCCTGAACGCATGGTTTAATCGAAACGATTAA
- a CDS encoding YhbP family protein, with amino-acid sequence MSDHSHLIRYLKKQRALSLCASHGDDLWCANCFYVFDETRMAFWLMTEPDTRHGTLMQAHPRVAGTVNGQPKTVLLIKGVQYSGRIQRLNGEREAQARHAYQNRFPIARKVQAPLWEITLDVVKMTDNALGFGKKIVWQRDKTSES; translated from the coding sequence GTGTCTGACCATTCTCATCTTATTCGCTATCTCAAAAAACAGCGTGCCCTGTCATTGTGCGCCAGTCATGGCGACGATCTGTGGTGTGCAAACTGCTTTTACGTCTTCGATGAAACGCGTATGGCATTTTGGTTGATGACCGAACCCGATACGCGACACGGCACCCTTATGCAAGCCCATCCGCGCGTGGCGGGCACGGTTAACGGCCAGCCGAAAACCGTGTTGCTAATCAAAGGCGTGCAGTACAGTGGCCGAATTCAGCGGCTAAATGGCGAGCGTGAAGCCCAGGCGCGTCACGCTTACCAGAACCGTTTTCCGATTGCCCGCAAGGTTCAGGCACCATTATGGGAAATCACGCTGGATGTAGTGAAGATGACCGACAACGCACTGGGTTTCGGCAAAAAAATTGTCTGGCAGCGAGACAAAACCAGCGAAAGTTAA
- a CDS encoding GNAT family N-acetyltransferase — protein sequence MLIRTEIGVDAAGIDTLLKRSFATSAEAELVQQLREDGLLTLGVVATDDEGQVLGYAAFSPVTLQGEDRNWVALAPLVVDESVRKQGIAKQLVYEGLDSLNEFSYSAVVVLGDPEFYNPLGFEPAARHGLHCRWLGSEAAFQVYKLADDAFAGAEGLIAFAEPFNRFD from the coding sequence ATGTTAATTCGTACTGAAATTGGTGTAGATGCGGCGGGCATCGACACGTTATTGAAGCGCAGTTTTGCGACCTCCGCCGAGGCTGAACTGGTGCAGCAGCTACGTGAAGATGGTCTGTTAACGCTGGGTGTGGTGGCCACGGACGATGAAGGGCAGGTGTTGGGTTATGCCGCCTTTAGCCCGGTGACCTTACAAGGTGAAGATCGCAATTGGGTGGCGCTGGCGCCGCTGGTGGTAGATGAATCCGTTCGTAAGCAGGGCATTGCCAAACAGCTGGTGTATGAAGGGCTCGATTCCCTGAACGAGTTCAGCTACAGCGCGGTGGTGGTCTTGGGCGATCCCGAATTCTACAACCCATTGGGCTTCGAACCGGCGGCACGTCATGGCTTGCACTGTCGCTGGCTGGGCAGTGAAGCGGCGTTTCAGGTGTACAAGTTAGCGGATGATGCGTTCGCGGGCGCAGAAGGGCTGATCGCATTCGCTGAACCTTTTAATCGTTTCGATTAA
- a CDS encoding U32 family peptidase has translation MKYAIGPVLWYWPTETLEHFYQQAADSSADIIYLGEAVCSKRRATPFQQWMELGHHLAQHGKQVVLSTLALLQSPSEVKELRRYVENGEFLLEANDIGTVNMAAERKLPFVAGPTLNVYNAQTLQLLLKEGMTRWCLPVEMSRDWLIQLLQQCNAAGLRDKFEVEVIGYGHLPLALSARCFTARSENRAKDDCQTCCINYPTGRRVLSQEGQQVFVLNGIQTMSGYCYNLGNDLAGMHNWIDIVRLSPQDETTLAEVDRFRANEAGEAPLMMARGSDCNGYWRRLAGMALEGGR, from the coding sequence ATGAAATATGCCATCGGGCCGGTGCTGTGGTACTGGCCAACGGAGACGCTGGAACACTTTTATCAGCAGGCAGCCGACAGCTCTGCTGACATCATCTACCTCGGCGAAGCGGTATGCAGTAAACGTCGCGCGACCCCATTCCAGCAATGGATGGAATTAGGCCATCATCTGGCACAACACGGCAAACAGGTGGTGCTCAGCACGCTGGCGCTGTTGCAGTCACCTTCGGAAGTCAAAGAGCTGCGGCGCTATGTGGAGAACGGTGAATTTTTGCTGGAAGCCAACGACATCGGCACCGTTAACATGGCGGCCGAGCGTAAGCTGCCGTTTGTCGCCGGGCCGACGCTTAACGTCTACAACGCGCAAACACTGCAGCTGCTGCTAAAAGAAGGTATGACGCGCTGGTGTTTGCCGGTCGAGATGTCGCGCGACTGGCTGATTCAGCTATTGCAGCAGTGCAATGCCGCAGGCCTGCGCGACAAGTTTGAAGTGGAAGTGATCGGCTATGGCCATCTGCCACTGGCGCTGTCAGCACGCTGCTTTACCGCCCGTTCCGAAAATCGCGCCAAAGATGACTGCCAGACTTGCTGTATTAACTATCCTACCGGCCGCCGTGTGCTGTCGCAGGAGGGCCAGCAAGTGTTTGTCTTAAATGGCATCCAGACCATGAGCGGTTACTGCTATAACCTCGGTAACGATTTGGCCGGTATGCATAACTGGATCGACATCGTGCGCCTCTCGCCGCAGGATGAAACTACGCTGGCAGAGGTCGATCGCTTCCGCGCGAACGAAGCCGGCGAAGCGCCGCTGATGATGGCGCGCGGCAGTGACTGCAATGGCTACTGGCGTCGTTTGGCCGGTATGGCGCTTGAAGGCGGACGCTAA
- the ubiU gene encoding ubiquinone anaerobic biosynthesis protein UbiU translates to MELLCPAGNLPALKSAVEHGADAVYVGLKDDTNARHFAGLNFTDKKLAEAARFLHQHRRKLHVAINTFAHPDGMNRWQTAIDVAAQNGADALILADIATLEYAAQRYPQVERHLSVQASATNLQAIHFYHRHFDLSRVVLPRVLSMHQVKQLARETPVPLEVFAFGSLCIMAEGRCYLSSWLTGESPNSAGACSPAKFVRWQQTPQGMESRLNEVLIDRYSADESAGYPTLCKGRYEVDDQRYHVLEEPTSLNTLSLLPELLRANIASVKIEGRQRSPAYVAQVAKVWRQAIDRCMASPEQFAVQEPWMRALGELSEGSQTTLGAYHRSWQ, encoded by the coding sequence ATGGAACTGCTGTGTCCAGCGGGGAATTTACCTGCGCTGAAATCGGCGGTGGAGCATGGCGCCGATGCAGTGTATGTCGGTTTGAAAGATGACACCAATGCCCGCCACTTTGCTGGCCTTAATTTTACTGACAAGAAGCTGGCAGAAGCGGCGCGCTTCCTGCACCAGCACCGCCGCAAGCTGCACGTGGCCATCAATACCTTTGCCCATCCTGATGGGATGAATCGCTGGCAAACGGCCATTGATGTGGCGGCGCAGAACGGCGCAGATGCCTTGATTCTCGCCGATATCGCCACGCTGGAGTATGCCGCTCAGCGTTATCCGCAGGTGGAACGCCATCTTTCCGTGCAAGCTTCGGCCACAAATTTGCAGGCCATCCACTTTTACCATCGCCATTTCGATCTCAGCCGCGTGGTGTTGCCACGCGTACTGTCGATGCATCAGGTGAAACAGCTGGCGCGTGAAACACCGGTGCCGCTGGAAGTGTTTGCCTTTGGCAGCCTGTGCATTATGGCGGAAGGCCGTTGCTATCTCTCCTCATGGCTGACGGGGGAATCACCCAACAGTGCGGGTGCCTGCTCGCCGGCAAAATTCGTGCGCTGGCAGCAAACGCCGCAGGGGATGGAATCACGCCTGAATGAAGTGCTGATTGATCGTTACAGCGCCGATGAGAGCGCCGGTTATCCCACTCTGTGTAAAGGGCGCTATGAAGTAGATGACCAGCGCTATCACGTGCTGGAAGAACCCACCAGCCTGAACACCTTATCGCTGTTGCCAGAGTTGCTACGCGCCAATATCGCTTCGGTAAAAATTGAAGGCCGCCAGCGCAGTCCGGCTTATGTGGCGCAAGTGGCAAAAGTGTGGCGCCAGGCGATTGATCGCTGCATGGCCTCACCCGAGCAATTCGCGGTGCAGGAACCCTGGATGCGCGCGCTGGGCGAACTTTCTGAAGGTAGCCAGACCACGCTCGGTGCCTATCACCGCAGCTGGCAGTGA
- a CDS encoding permease → MTQLATSAPATRFAWWKPLLFLAVVVIGLWYVKWQPYYGKAFTAAETHSIGKSILANAADSPWRAALDYAMVYFLAVWKAAVLGVMLGSLVQVLIPRNWLLRLMGNSRFGSTLIGTGLGLPGMMCTCCAAPVAAGLRQSQVSSGAAMAFWLANPLLNPATLIFMGFVLGWHFAAIRLVAGLIMVLGIASLVQRSVPEQTIAAPMVMAADSEQPFLTRWLRVMWRLFWNTIPLYIFAVLLLGAARVWLFPHADGAVGNTLFWVMLMAIAGCLFVIPTAAEIPIVQTMMMAGMGLAPALALLVTLPAVSVPSLLMLHRAFPARALWIALAGVALSGMLLGTLALWLT, encoded by the coding sequence ATGACCCAACTTGCAACATCTGCCCCGGCGACGCGCTTCGCATGGTGGAAACCCTTGCTGTTCCTCGCCGTCGTCGTTATTGGCCTGTGGTACGTCAAATGGCAGCCCTACTACGGCAAAGCCTTCACGGCGGCTGAAACCCACTCGATCGGCAAATCCATTCTGGCGAATGCCGCGGACTCACCGTGGCGCGCGGCGCTGGATTATGCGATGGTTTACTTCCTCGCCGTCTGGAAAGCCGCAGTGTTAGGTGTGATGCTGGGATCGCTGGTACAAGTGCTTATTCCGCGTAACTGGCTGCTTCGCTTAATGGGCAACTCGCGGTTTGGATCGACGCTGATCGGCACCGGTCTGGGATTGCCGGGCATGATGTGCACCTGTTGCGCCGCGCCAGTGGCGGCGGGGTTGCGTCAGTCGCAGGTATCCAGCGGGGCGGCGATGGCCTTCTGGCTGGCGAACCCGCTGCTGAATCCGGCCACGCTAATTTTTATGGGCTTTGTGCTGGGCTGGCACTTCGCGGCGATTCGGCTGGTGGCGGGCTTAATCATGGTGCTGGGGATTGCGTCGCTGGTACAGCGCAGCGTGCCGGAACAAACCATTGCCGCGCCCATGGTGATGGCTGCCGACAGCGAGCAGCCGTTTCTGACTCGCTGGCTGCGCGTCATGTGGCGACTGTTCTGGAACACCATTCCGCTGTATATCTTTGCCGTGTTGTTGCTGGGTGCGGCACGCGTCTGGCTGTTTCCGCATGCCGATGGCGCAGTGGGCAACACGCTGTTTTGGGTGATGCTGATGGCGATAGCGGGCTGTTTGTTTGTCATCCCGACAGCCGCAGAAATTCCCATTGTACAGACCATGATGATGGCGGGCATGGGGCTCGCGCCTGCGTTAGCGCTGCTGGTGACCTTACCCGCCGTGAGTGTGCCGTCCTTACTGATGCTGCACCGTGCCTTCCCGGCACGCGCCTTGTGGATCGCCCTGGCTGGCGTGGCGCTGAGCGGCATGCTCCTCGGCACACTCGCCCTGTGGCTGACGTAA
- a CDS encoding beta-N-acetylhexosaminidase, which produces MPLQRTLLACCLSLTFSAVAAPASDLPLMPWPQKVVQPASGGEFTLTPQFTLNITGDHLEGAEARWRARISRQTGWPLLPTSEPGDQATIQVQIAQAVDPLPQPDSDESYHLEVNSGGATLKANTRFGAMRGMETLLQLIENNETGTQIPFVTIDDKPRFPWRGVLIDSARHFLPIETVKRQIDGIAAARMNVFHWHLTDDQGWRFASSHYPQLQEKASDGLYYTQQQMRDVVRYATQRGVRVVPEIDVPGHASAIAVAMPELLSAPGPYKMERGWGVFKPLLDPSNEAVFTFIDTLMGEVTAIFPDPYIHIGGDEVDPTQWNDSPKIQQFMRDHGLKDTHALQAWFNQRVEKILEAHQRRMIGWDEVYHPDLPNSILIQSWQGQDALGEVAKHDFRGILSTGFYLDQPQTAAYHYRNEPWPQGLHGQDQIQAGEQAQSWQFTMPRLKGSPVKGSFTLVEAKNGWRGFIDFSGKARRMVSDIRWLSPTQLTFSVDTWMGPFQPMVTLTQDKLTGYMLVGNVRYPTEGNKLAQVPTGIQPSVPTPQQMQNNLIGGEAALWAENVNSRVIDTRLWPRAFVVAERLWSAKDVTDSDNMYQRLNAVDRWGTVSVGLQQHQQADVQMMRLANTSDITPLRVLAEVLEPAQYYTRQHLKFQAGHYDYFEPLNRLADVLPAESEAVRLLDKQVDALMANREDRGAANAIRQQFQRWQNNSDAVMPLILSNDQLKPLQQQVQQVAELSRMGIDLVNAMQRNQAYGASEVAGMHAKLDAAAQVQDETVLALVRPLEKLLRSSK; this is translated from the coding sequence ATGCCTCTGCAACGAACGCTGCTCGCCTGTTGTTTATCCCTGACTTTTTCCGCTGTTGCTGCCCCCGCCTCTGATCTGCCTTTAATGCCCTGGCCGCAAAAAGTGGTACAGCCCGCCAGCGGTGGCGAGTTCACGCTGACGCCGCAATTCACGCTGAATATTACGGGCGATCATCTGGAGGGAGCTGAAGCGCGCTGGCGAGCACGTATTTCACGTCAAACTGGTTGGCCGCTGCTGCCCACCAGCGAACCGGGCGATCAGGCGACGATCCAGGTGCAAATCGCTCAGGCGGTGGATCCCTTGCCACAGCCGGACAGCGATGAGAGCTATCATCTTGAGGTCAACAGCGGCGGCGCGACGCTAAAAGCCAACACGCGTTTCGGTGCGATGCGCGGCATGGAGACCCTGCTTCAGTTGATTGAGAATAATGAGACGGGAACGCAGATCCCCTTTGTCACCATTGACGATAAACCTCGATTCCCGTGGCGCGGGGTGCTAATCGACTCGGCGCGCCACTTCCTGCCGATTGAAACCGTGAAACGGCAAATCGACGGTATCGCCGCTGCGCGTATGAACGTATTCCATTGGCATCTGACCGATGACCAGGGCTGGCGATTTGCTTCCAGCCACTATCCGCAGTTGCAGGAGAAGGCCAGCGACGGCCTTTACTACACGCAGCAGCAAATGCGCGATGTGGTGCGTTATGCCACACAGCGCGGTGTGCGCGTGGTGCCGGAAATTGATGTGCCGGGGCACGCCTCGGCGATCGCGGTGGCGATGCCAGAACTGCTCAGCGCGCCGGGCCCGTACAAGATGGAACGCGGCTGGGGTGTGTTTAAACCGTTGCTTGATCCCAGCAACGAAGCCGTCTTCACCTTTATCGATACGCTGATGGGTGAAGTCACCGCGATCTTCCCGGATCCCTATATCCATATTGGCGGAGATGAAGTGGATCCAACACAGTGGAATGACTCGCCGAAAATACAGCAGTTTATGCGCGACCATGGTCTGAAAGACACGCACGCATTACAGGCGTGGTTCAATCAGCGGGTGGAGAAGATCCTGGAAGCGCATCAACGTCGCATGATTGGCTGGGATGAGGTTTACCATCCGGATCTGCCGAACAGCATTTTGATCCAGTCCTGGCAGGGGCAGGATGCGTTAGGTGAGGTGGCGAAGCACGATTTCCGTGGCATTCTCTCAACCGGTTTTTACCTCGATCAGCCACAGACTGCGGCTTATCACTACCGCAACGAGCCATGGCCGCAGGGACTTCATGGGCAGGATCAGATTCAAGCCGGAGAGCAAGCGCAGAGCTGGCAGTTCACCATGCCGCGTTTGAAGGGCAGCCCGGTCAAAGGCAGTTTCACTCTGGTGGAAGCGAAAAACGGCTGGCGTGGCTTTATTGATTTCAGCGGCAAAGCGCGGCGTATGGTGAGTGATATTCGCTGGCTGTCACCCACGCAGCTGACCTTTAGCGTTGATACCTGGATGGGGCCGTTCCAGCCAATGGTCACTCTGACGCAGGACAAACTGACCGGCTACATGCTGGTGGGCAATGTGCGCTATCCCACCGAGGGCAATAAGCTGGCGCAGGTGCCAACCGGCATTCAACCCTCCGTCCCTACGCCACAACAGATGCAAAACAATCTGATTGGTGGCGAGGCTGCGCTGTGGGCGGAAAACGTCAACAGTCGGGTCATTGATACGCGTCTATGGCCGCGTGCCTTTGTGGTGGCTGAGCGCCTGTGGTCGGCGAAGGATGTCACCGACAGCGACAACATGTATCAGCGTTTAAACGCGGTGGATCGCTGGGGCACGGTATCGGTGGGATTACAACAGCATCAGCAGGCGGACGTGCAGATGATGCGGTTGGCCAACACCAGCGATATCACGCCGCTGCGCGTGCTGGCGGAGGTGCTGGAACCGGCACAGTATTACACGCGTCAGCACCTGAAGTTCCAGGCCGGGCATTACGATTACTTTGAGCCGCTCAACCGTCTGGCGGATGTGCTGCCTGCTGAGAGTGAAGCGGTGCGCTTACTGGACAAACAGGTGGATGCTCTGATGGCTAATCGCGAGGATCGCGGCGCGGCCAACGCCATTCGCCAGCAATTTCAGCGTTGGCAAAACAACAGTGATGCTGTGATGCCGTTGATATTGAGCAATGACCAATTGAAACCGTTGCAGCAGCAGGTTCAGCAGGTGGCGGAACTGAGCCGCATGGGCATTGATTTGGTCAATGCGATGCAGCGTAATCAGGCGTACGGTGCCAGCGAAGTGGCCGGGATGCATGCCAAACTGGATGCTGCGGCACAGGTGCAGGATGAAACTGTGCTGGCGTTGGTCAGGCCGCTGGAGAAGTTATTGAGGTCGTCTAAATAA
- the nrdD gene encoding anaerobic ribonucleoside-triphosphate reductase gives MAAVVIKRDGCKVPFEAQRIALAVQAAAQAAQIDDANWCTQVAEQVSQRLSDRIEVDIRDIQCAVEETLMAGRWPQLARAYIEYRHDRDLAREQRGKLHHAIRGLVEQTNAALLNENANKDSKVIPTQRDLLAGIVAKHYAQQQLLPRDVVLAHERGEIHYHDLDYSPFFPMFNCMLIDLQGMLNNGFKMGNAEIEPPKSIATATAVTAQIIAQVASHIYGGTTINRIDEVLAPFVTLSLEKHRAVAQQWQIPDAEAYARVRTEKECFDAFQSLEYEVNTLHTANGQTPFVTFGFGLGTDWAARLIQQSILRNRIAGLGKNHKTAVFPKLVFAIREGVNRRPGDFNYDIKQLALECASKRMYPDILNYDKVVEVTGSFKTPMGCRSFLGVYEENGKQIHEGRNNIGVISLNLPRIALEAKGNEARFWLLLDERLELAKRALVTRIARLEKTKARVAPILYMEGACGVRLNADDEVGAIFRNGRASISLGYIGLHETLNALSGNEVHPYDAQHLREKGVAIVQRLRDAVDAWKDETGYGFSLYSTPSENLCDRFCRLDAAEFGVVPGVTDKGYYTNSFHLDVEKKVNPYDKIDFEAPYPAIANGGFICYGEYPNIQHNLKALEDVWDYSYHRVPYYGTNTPIDECYECGFTGEFSCTSKGFTCPCCGNHDPARVSVTRRVCGYLGSPDARPFNAGKQEEVQRRVKHLDTGPLG, from the coding sequence ATGGCGGCGGTGGTGATTAAGCGAGACGGCTGTAAAGTGCCGTTTGAAGCGCAGCGTATTGCGCTAGCGGTTCAGGCGGCGGCGCAGGCTGCTCAGATTGATGATGCGAATTGGTGTACACAGGTCGCAGAGCAAGTGAGCCAGCGATTGTCCGATCGCATTGAGGTCGATATCCGTGACATTCAGTGCGCAGTGGAAGAGACGCTGATGGCCGGACGCTGGCCGCAGCTGGCGCGCGCCTATATCGAGTATCGCCATGACCGTGATTTAGCCCGTGAACAACGTGGCAAACTGCACCACGCCATTCGCGGCCTTGTGGAACAAACCAACGCTGCGCTGCTCAATGAGAATGCGAATAAAGACAGTAAAGTGATTCCCACGCAGCGCGATTTACTGGCGGGCATTGTTGCCAAACATTATGCCCAGCAGCAACTGCTGCCGCGTGATGTGGTGCTGGCGCATGAGCGCGGCGAGATTCATTACCACGACCTCGACTATTCGCCATTTTTCCCGATGTTTAACTGCATGTTGATCGATCTTCAGGGCATGTTGAACAACGGCTTCAAGATGGGCAATGCCGAAATCGAGCCGCCAAAATCCATTGCCACCGCGACGGCGGTGACAGCACAAATCATTGCGCAGGTCGCCAGCCATATTTACGGTGGTACCACCATCAACCGCATTGATGAAGTGCTGGCGCCGTTTGTGACGCTTAGTCTGGAGAAACATCGCGCCGTGGCACAACAGTGGCAGATTCCGGATGCGGAAGCCTATGCGCGCGTGCGCACCGAGAAAGAGTGCTTTGACGCATTCCAGTCCCTGGAATATGAGGTCAACACACTGCATACCGCCAACGGACAGACGCCGTTTGTCACCTTTGGCTTTGGACTCGGCACCGATTGGGCCGCGCGCCTGATCCAGCAGTCGATTCTGCGCAACCGCATCGCGGGGCTGGGTAAAAACCACAAAACCGCGGTGTTCCCTAAACTGGTGTTCGCCATCCGCGAAGGTGTGAATCGCCGCCCCGGCGATTTTAACTACGACATCAAACAGCTGGCGCTGGAGTGTGCCAGCAAACGTATGTATCCCGACATTCTCAATTACGACAAAGTGGTGGAAGTCACCGGCTCGTTCAAAACCCCGATGGGCTGCCGCAGCTTCCTCGGCGTGTATGAGGAAAACGGTAAGCAGATCCACGAAGGGCGAAATAATATTGGTGTCATTAGCCTGAACCTGCCGCGCATCGCGCTGGAAGCCAAAGGTAATGAAGCCCGTTTCTGGCTGCTGCTGGATGAGCGGCTAGAACTGGCTAAGCGCGCTTTAGTGACACGCATCGCCCGGCTGGAGAAAACCAAAGCACGCGTAGCACCGATTCTCTACATGGAGGGCGCGTGTGGCGTACGTTTGAATGCTGATGACGAAGTCGGCGCGATTTTCCGCAACGGCCGTGCTTCGATCTCGCTCGGCTACATCGGCCTGCATGAAACGCTGAACGCGCTGAGCGGCAATGAAGTCCATCCGTATGATGCGCAGCACCTGCGGGAAAAAGGCGTGGCGATTGTACAGCGTCTGCGCGACGCCGTGGATGCGTGGAAAGACGAGACAGGATACGGTTTTAGTCTGTACAGCACGCCGAGCGAAAACCTGTGTGATCGCTTCTGCCGACTCGATGCCGCCGAATTTGGCGTGGTGCCAGGCGTCACCGACAAAGGCTATTACACCAACAGCTTCCACCTCGACGTCGAAAAGAAAGTGAATCCCTACGACAAGATCGATTTTGAAGCGCCCTATCCTGCCATCGCCAATGGCGGCTTCATCTGTTATGGCGAATACCCCAATATTCAGCACAACCTCAAGGCGCTGGAGGATGTGTGGGATTACAGCTATCACCGCGTGCCCTATTACGGCACCAATACGCCAATCGATGAGTGCTACGAATGCGGCTTTACGGGTGAATTCAGTTGCACCAGCAAAGGTTTTACTTGTCCGTGCTGTGGTAACCACGATCCGGCGCGGGTTTCCGTCACGCGCCGTGTTTGTGGCTATCTGGGCAGCCCTGATGCGCGGCCGTTCAATGCCGGTAAGCAGGAAGAGGTGCAGCGTCGCGTTAAGCATCTGGATACCGGACCGCTGGGATGA
- the ubiT gene encoding ubiquinone anaerobic biosynthesis accessory factor UbiT → MFSRLRGLMVKKGPEFLTLPVSLTPFPVKKVVLQQLLNWQFRHALSEGELDFLEGRFLGIEIADVNLRWITTLQNGRLTVSRDAEADVWFRGEANDLLLVAARKADPDMLFFQRRLVIEGDTELGLEVKNLMDAIELEAMPTPLRTGLQQLAAFVEAGMKQDAEAAEARAGISC, encoded by the coding sequence ATGTTTTCGCGCTTACGCGGCCTGATGGTGAAAAAAGGCCCAGAATTCCTTACCTTACCTGTTTCACTCACCCCATTCCCTGTAAAAAAAGTGGTTTTGCAACAACTCTTAAACTGGCAATTTCGTCATGCTTTGTCTGAAGGTGAGTTAGACTTTCTGGAAGGGCGCTTTCTGGGGATTGAGATTGCAGATGTGAATCTGCGCTGGATCACCACCTTGCAGAATGGACGCCTGACCGTTTCACGCGACGCCGAGGCAGATGTCTGGTTCCGCGGTGAAGCCAACGACTTGTTGCTGGTGGCAGCACGCAAAGCAGACCCCGATATGTTGTTCTTTCAACGCCGTCTGGTGATTGAAGGCGACACGGAGCTGGGTTTGGAGGTGAAGAATTTGATGGATGCCATTGAATTGGAGGCCATGCCCACGCCTTTGCGCACGGGGTTGCAGCAGCTGGCTGCCTTTGTTGAGGCAGGAATGAAACAGGACGCGGAGGCCGCTGAGGCGCGCGCGGGGATCTCATGTTAA